CTGGTAACTTTATTAATCAGAACGTTCGCAGTAATCCATTGGTTTATAACTCGATTACCGAAAAGAAATTTACTCAGATTTCATCTCGCCTGCTTAGTCTACATAAACGGCTGCCAAGCCGAGAGGAGCAGCAGATATTTGCTATCGGCGAAAATTCGTTCATCTGGGAATTCAGCCGCTTACGTTATGTCGATAACCGCAAAGTACAGATTGAGATATCGAAAATGCCTGCCGCAGACTTCCCGGAAATGAGTCAGAAGATCATTGAAGGCTCTATTCAGCAGTATGTGCTCAGCAAGGGCTATGCGATTTCACACTACCTGACACATTATCAGGCGGTTAATATCACGAAAGCACAGGCTGAGCTGCTGGATTGCAAGAAAGGTACGGCGGCGATGCATATTCTTAATCGCGGTATTTTACAGGGCGGCCGTGTGTACGAATCGAGCGATATCATCGACATCAACTACACCTGTACCTATGTCATCCCCTTCAACCGCGATAACCTGAATTTCCGCCAGTCGCCTTAATGCTTCACTCAGGGCGTATGCATCGTGCCATCTGGCAAGCGGCTCTGCGTCCA
The window above is part of the Pectobacterium araliae genome. Proteins encoded here:
- a CDS encoding GntR family transcriptional regulator, which produces MKKKDFIAQDLLSKIYQHTDPLPEKLPPERQLAEEYGVSRFTIRQALEKLASIGAIHMVQGSGNFINQNVRSNPLVYNSITEKKFTQISSRLLSLHKRLPSREEQQIFAIGENSFIWEFSRLRYVDNRKVQIEISKMPAADFPEMSQKIIEGSIQQYVLSKGYAISHYLTHYQAVNITKAQAELLDCKKGTAAMHILNRGILQGGRVYESSDIIDINYTCTYVIPFNRDNLNFRQSP